A portion of the Malania oleifera isolate guangnan ecotype guangnan chromosome 3, ASM2987363v1, whole genome shotgun sequence genome contains these proteins:
- the LOC131151816 gene encoding protein LIKE EARLY STARVATION, chloroplastic, which yields MASHLGTIALLPISQRSCQSFLPAKELLEPARSTGRRSGTRRRSLKIRVSYSGESYLSMWKKAVERERKEMEFQRISESSRSVGDEGKEKEGKEEGEEEEEESAEDMERKSNEFRKILEVSREERDRIQRMQVIDRAAAAIAAARAVLSEGNSLPKGDSGDSGSPGNEDSKSESREEDGTQQGGRQGESFSVPNFGTSGSGTPGPDFWSWTPPPGDERKSETVGKTSSDPVMNGSVIEKERSVDFLSLPLESVLSDPKPPLPPLQSLMDVEKVEVSNSHLEAPSVEEEHKLGVLFSAHAIEAADALDNVDEASSNGVNPDGSRWWKETGIERRPDGVICKWTLMRGVSADKAIEWEEKFWEAADQFDYKELGSEKSGRDAAGNVWREYWRESMRQEGEFMHLEKTADKWGKNGKGDEWQEKWWEHYDSSGQAEKWAHKSCSIDPNTQVEDGHAHVWHERWGEKYNGHGGSTKYTDKWAERFEGDGWTKWGDKWDENFDSNGHGVKQGETWWQGKKGEQWNRTWGEGHNGSGWVHKYGKSSSGEHWDTHVEQDTWYQRFPHYGFFHCFENSVQLREVQRPLETS from the exons ATGGCTTCTCACTTGGGCACCATCGCCCTCCTCCCCATTTCCCAGAGGAGCTGTCAATCTTTTTTGCCGGCAAAAGAGCTACTGGAGCCCGCGCGATCGACCGGACGAAGAAGCGGCACACGCAGAAGGAGCTTGAAGATCAGGGTTTCATATAGCGGGGAATCGTATCTGAGCATGTGGAAGAAGGCGGTGGAACGCGAAAGGAAGGAAATGGAGTTTCAGAGGATATCGGAGAGCTCGCGAAGCGTGGGTGATGAGGGGAAGGAGAAGGAGGGGAAGGAGGAgggggaagaggaggaggaggagagcgCGGAGGATATGGAGAGGAAGAGCAACGAATTCAGGAAGATTCTGGAAGTTTCTAGGGAGGAGAGAGACCGGATTCAGCGAATGCAGGTGATCGATCGGGCAGCGGCGGCGATTGCGGCCGCTCGTGCGGTGCTTAGCGAGGGTAATTCTTTGCCCAAAGGGGATTCGGGTGATTCCGGCTCGCCGGGGAATGAGGATTCCAAGAGCGAGAGCAGGGAAGAGGACGGGACTCAGCAGGGAG GAAGGCAGGGTGAGAGCTTTTCTGTACCTAATTTTGGAACTTCTGGAAGTGGAACACCAGGTCCAGACTTTTGGTCATGGACACCTCCTCCAGGTGATGAGAGAAAATCAGAGACAGTGGGAAAAACTTCTTCAGACCCAGTTATGAATGGTTCAGTTATAGAGAAAGAGCGGTCTGTAGATTTTCTATCCTTACCACTTGAGAGTGTACTTTCAGACCCCAAACCCCCTCTACCACCTCTTCAATCATTGATGGATGTAGAAAAAGTTGAAGTCTCAAATTCCCATCTGGAAGCACCTTCCGTGGAAGAGGAACACAAACTTGGTGTTCTGTTTTCAGCGCATGCAATAGAAGCAGCTGATGCTCTTGATAATGTGGATGAAGCATCATCTAATGGAGTGAATCCAGATGGATCGAGGTGGTGGAAGGAGACAGGAATTGAGAGACGACCTGATGGCGTCATTTGCAAATGGACATTGATGAGGGGTGTCAGTGCTGACAAAGCCATTGAGTGGGAAGAGAAGTTTTGGGAGGCTGCTGACCAGTTCGATTATAAGGAACTTGGTTCTGAGAAATCAGGACGTGATGCAGCAGGAAATGTCTGGCGTGAGTATTGGAGGGAATCAATGAGGCAG GAGGGAGAATTCATGCATCTTGAGAAAACTGCAGATAAGTGGGGTAAGAATGGAAAGGGTGATGAGTGGCAAGAGAAGTGGTGGGAACATTATGATTCCTCTGGACAAGCAGAGAAATGGGCACACAAGTCGTGCAGTATTGACCCGAACACACAAGTTGAGGATGGTCATGCTCATGTTTGGCATGAAAG GTGGGGTGAGAAGTATAATGGACATGGTGGTAGCACGAAATACACAGATAAATGGGCTGAACGGTTTGAGGGTGATGGCTGGACGAAATGGGGTGACAAATGGGATGAGAACTTTGATTCCAATGGTCATGGTGTCAAGCAGGGGGAGACATGGTGGCAAGGCAAGAAGGGAGAGCAGTGGAATCGCACCTGGGGCGAGGGCCACAATGGTTCTGGATGGGTGCACAAGTATGGGAAGAGCAGCAGTGGGGAGCACTGGGACACCCATGTGGAACAAGatacatggtatcagagattcCCACACTATGGCTTTTTCCACTGTTTTGAAAATTCAGTCCAGCTCAGGGAAGTTCAGAGGCCATTGGAGACATCATGA
- the LOC131151818 gene encoding 2-methyl-6-phytyl-1,4-hydroquinone methyltransferase, chloroplastic-like, with protein MASSMLNGAENLSITRSLAPNGLFFLRSDLHGKFSPKKGLVSYGRNSKTRTSSPKCSLSASRPASQARFIQHKKEAFWFYRFLSMVYDHVINPGHWTEDMRDDALEPADLYDRNMRVVDVGGGTGFTTLGIVKHVDAKNVTILDQSPHQLAKAKQKEPLKDCKIIEGDAEDLPFPTDYFDRYISAGSIEYWPDPQRGIKEAYRVLKIGAKACIIGPVYPTFWLSCFFADVWMLFPKEEEYIEWFQKAGFKDIKLKRIGPKWYRGVRRHGLIMGCSVTGVKPLSGDSPLQLGPKAEDVSKPVNPFVFLLRFVLGAMAAAYFVLVPIYMWLKDQIFLKGRPI; from the exons ATGGCTTCTTCAATGCTCAATGGAGCTGAGAATCTTAGTATCACCAGAAGCCTAGCTCCAAATGGGTTGTTTTTTCTGCGGTCGGATCTCCATGGTAAGTTTTCTCCAAAGAAGGGTTTGGTTTCATATGGTAGGAATTCCAAGACCAGAACCTCATCACCCAAGTGCAGTTTGTCTGCCTCAAGGCCTGCCTCTCAGGCTAGGTTCATACAGCACAAAAAAGAGGCATTTTGGTTCTATAGGTTTTTGTCAATGGTGTATGACCATGTCATAAACCCTGGCCATTGGACTGAGGATATGCGCGACGATGCGCTCGAGCCTGCTGACCTCTATGATCGGAATATGAGAGTGGTGGATGTGGGTGGGGGAACCGGGTTCACCACTCTGGGCATAGTTAAGCATGTTGATGCCAAAAATGTGACAATTCTGGACCAGTCTCCTCACCAGCTTGCCAAGGCCAAGCAGAAGGAGCCCTTGAAAGATTGCAAGATAATTGAAGGGGATGCAGAGGATCTCCCATTCCCCACTGACTATTTTGATAGATACATTTCTGCTGGAAG TATTGAGTACTGGCCTGATCCACAGCGTGGCATTAAGGAAGCATACAGGGTACTGAAAATTGGAGCAAAAGCCTGTATAATTGGTCCCGTGTACCCAACCTTTTGGTTGTCTTGCTTTTTTGCTGATGTGTGGATGCTCTTTCCAAAGGAGGAGGAGTACATTGAGTGGTTTCAAAAGGCTGGTTTCAAAGATATAAAACTGAAAAGGATTGGTCCAAAATGGTATCGTGGTGTCCGTCGGCATGGTTTGATTATGGGTTGCTCTGTGACAGGTGTGAAGCCTTTATCGGGAGACTCTCCCCTCCAG CTTGGTCCTAAGGCAGAGGATGTGAGTAAGCCTGTGAATCCATTTGTGTTCCTTCTGCGGTTTGTTCTTGGTGCAATGGCAGCAGCTTACTTTGTGCTTGTTCCAATTTACATGTGGCTCAAAGATCAAATTTTCCTAAAGGGTAGACCTATCTGA